gcgggcgcctgtaatcccagctactgggggtgctgaggcagagaactgcttgaacccaggagacagaggttgcagtgagccgagattgtgccactgcactgcactccagcctggtgacagcgagactctgtctcaaaaaaaaaaaaaaaaaaaagaaatgaaaaggagttgttcccttcctccctcctgagGGCAGGCAACTGCTGCGGTTGCCAGTGGAGGTGATGCGTCCTTGGTCTGTGCCCGGGGGCCACCCCAGCAGAGGCCATGGTGGTGCCAGGGCCCAGTTAGCGAGCCAATCAGCGGGACCCAGGGGCAACCTGCCAAAGTCAACTGGATTTGATAACTGCAGCGAAGTTAAgttttctgattttgatgattgtgTTGTGGTTGTGTAAGAGAATGAAGTCTTTCGGGGTAGTGTGGTAATGCCTTCAACTTACAAACGGTTCAGGTAAACCAcccatatatgtacatatacatgcatatgatatatacacatacagggatgtgtgtgtgttcatatacatgaggggagagagggggggagagaaaggaggtcagggagagggagagagaaaggaaaacaggagacagagaaggagacagCAAGAGAGCGGGGAGTAGAGAGAGGGAAAGggtaagagagagggagaggaggagagaaagggaggaagaagcaGAGAGTTAATGTTGAAGGAATAAGcaaaacataaacagaaaatctgggtgaagggtatatgagtattctttgtactattcttgcaattatcttttatttaaattgacatcaggccaggcacagtggctcacgtctgtaatctcagcactttgggaggccgaggcaggtagatcacctgaggtcaagtgtttgagaccagcctggcaaacatggcgaaaccccgtctctactaaaaatacaaaaattagtctggtgtggtggtgtgcgcctgtaatcccagcttctcgggaggctgaggcaggagaatcacttgaacccgcggcggggaggaggttgcagtgagctgagatcatgccactgcactccagcctgggcgatagaacgagactcagtttcaaataaataaataaacatcaaaataaaaagttactgtATTAAAGAATGGGagcggggtgggggggtggggagaggttgcaaaaataaataaataaataaataaataaatccaccccaaaatgaaaaagagagtgGAGGCGTCAGGCCTGTGTGGGGCTGGAGGGCTAATAGGGCCAGGCTTCTTATCTCTGGCCATAGAACCAGAGAAGTGAGCGGATGTGAGAGGTGCCAACCTCTAATGCCCAGCTCCAGAAGTGACTCCAGAACACCCTGTTCCAAAGCAGAGGacacactgacttttttttttaataggctgCAGGACTTACATGTTGGTGGGACGCCCTGCTTTGCGAACGGAAAGGAGGAGTTTGCCCTGAGCACAGGCCCCCACCCTCCACTGGGCTTTCCCCAGCTCCCTTGTCTTCTTATCACGGTAGTGGCCCAGTCCCTGGCCCCTGACTCCAGAAGGTGGCCCTCCTGGAAACCCAGGTCGTGCAGTCAACGATGTACTCGCCGGGACAGCGATGTCTGCTGCGCTCCATCCCTCCCCTGTCCATTTGTCCTTCATGCCCATCTGGAGTGGTTGCTTTTTGCAGAGGTGGCGCCCTGTAAAGCCCTcctgtctgactttttttttgttttttttttagactgagttttgttcttgttgcccaggctggagtgcaatggcacaatctcagctcactgcaacctcagcctcccaggttcaagcgattctcctgcctcagcctcccgagtagttgggattacaggcatgcaccaccacgcccggctaatttttgtatttttagtagagacaaggtttcaccgtgatggccaggctggccttgaactccaggacccaagtgatgctcctgcctaggcctctcaaagtgttgggattacaggcataagccattgcacccggcctgcACGCGCTCTTTGAAAGCAGTCGAGGGGGCGCTAGGTGTGGGCAGAGACGAGCTGGCGCGGAGTCGCTGGGTGCCCAGCGACCAGGGGCAGAGCCACGCGGCGGGAGGACTACAACTCCCGGCACACCCCGCGCCGCCCCGCCTCTACTCCCAGAAGGCCGCGGGGGGTGGGCCGCCCAAGAGGGCGTGCGCTCCCGACATGCCCCGCGGCGCGCCATTAACCGCCAGATTTGAATCGCGGGACCCGTTGGCAGAGGTGGCGGCGGCGGCATGGGTGCCCCGACGTTGCCCCCTGCCTGGCAGCCCTTTCTCAAGGACCACCGCATCTCTACATTCAAGAACTGGCCCTTCTTGGAGGGCTGCGCCTGCACCCCGGAGCGGGTGAGACTGCTCGGCCTCCTGGGGTCCCCCAGGCCCGCCTTGCCCTGTCCCTAGCGAGGCCACTGTGACTGGGCCTCGAGGGGTACAAGCCGCCCTCCCCTCCCCGTCCTGTCCCCAGCGAGGCCACTGTGGCTGGGCCCCTTGGGTCCGGGccgccctcccctccctgctttgTCCCCATCGAGGCCTTTGTGGCTGGGCCTCGGGGTTCCGGGCTGCCGAGTCTACTCACGAGCTGTGCTATCCCTTGCAGATGGCGGAGGCTGGCTTCATCCACTGCCCCACTGAGAACGAGCCAGACTTGGCCCAGTGTTTCTTCTGCTTCAAGGAGCTGGAAGGCTGGGAGCCAGATGATGACCCCATGTAAGTCTTCCCTGGCCAGCCTCGACGGGCTTTGTTTTGAACTGAGCTGTCAAAAGATTTGAGTTGTGAAGACACTTAGTATGGGAGGGTTGCTTTCCAGCCTCATTGCTTCTTAAACAGCTGTTGTGAACGGATACCTCTCTATATGCTGGTGCCTTGGTGATGCTTACAACCTAATTAAATCTCATTTGACCAAAATGCCCTTGGGGTGGATGTTAAAGTCTCATTCACGTAAGATGCCTGGTGCCTTTCATGTTCAACAGAATACATTAGCAGACCCTGTTGTTGTGAACTCCCAGGAATGTCCAAgtgcttttttttgagattttttaaaaaacagtttaattGAAATATAACCCATACAGCACAAAAATTACCCTTTGAAAGTGTGCActtcacactttgggaggctgaggcgggtggatcacctgaggtcaggagtttgagaccagcctggccaacgtggcggaaccctatctctactaaaaatacaaaaattagccgggcgtggtagcgcacgcctgtaatcccaggtactcgggaggctgaggcgcagaatcgcttgaacctgggaggcggaggttgcagtgagccgagatcatgccaatgcactccagcctcggcaacagcgcaagactccgtcataaaaataaaaaattgaaaaaaaagaaagaaagaaagcatataCTTCAGtgttgttttggatttttttcttcaagatgcctagttaatgaaaatgaaattctgtaCTCGGATGATATCTGTCTTTCCACGCTGTGATGCCATATTCTTTTCTCACCTTTTTTTCTCTCAGATTCAGTTGCTTCCACAACTTTAACTTTTTTCCCCTTGAGAATCACCCCAGTTGTTTTTCTTGTTGGCCAGAAGAgagtagctgttttttttttcttagtatgttTGCTATGGTGGTTATACTGCATCCCCGTAATCACTGGGAAAATATCAGTGGTATTCTTCTTGAAAATGAATAAGTGTTATTATATTTTCAGATTAGAGTTACAACTGGCTGTCCTTTTGGACTTTGTGTGGCCGTGTTTTCATTGTAATACGGTTCTGGTAACAGTGATAATCAGTTATGCAGGGAGACTCCCCTAGCAGAAAATGAGTATGAGCTGGGGTCCCTTGGGGAACCCTGGGCAATAATGCCCTTCTCTGCCCTTAATCCTtacagtgggccgggcgcggtggctcacgcctgtaatcctagcactttgggaggccgaggtgggcggatcatgaggtcaggagatcgagatcatcctggctaacacggtgaaaccctgtctctactaaaaatacaaaaaaattagccgggcgtggcagcaggcgcctgtagtcccagctactggggaggctgaggcaggagaatggcgtgaacccaggaggcagagcttgcagtgagcagagatcacgccactgcactccagcctgggcgacagagcgagactccgtctcagaaaaaaaaaaaaaaaaaaaatccttacagTGGATTACATAACAATTCCAGTGAAATGAAATGACTTCAAACAGTTCCTTGAGAATGTTGGAGGGATTTGACATGTAATTCCTTTGGACATATACCATGTAACACTTTTCCAACTAATTGCTAAAGAAGTCCAGATAAAATGGATACATTAGCCACACAGATGTCGGGGGAGATgtccagagggagagagaaggcgcTAAGAGGTGCCATATGGGAATGTGGCTTGGGCAAAGCACTGATGCCATCAACTTCAGACTTGACGTCTTACTCCTGAGGCAGAGCAGGGTGTGCCTGTGGAGGGCGTGGGGAGGTGGCCCATGGGGAGTGGACTGCCGCTTTAATCCCTTCAGCTACCTTTCCgctgttgttttgatttttctagAGAGGAACATAAAAAGCATTCGTCTGGTT
The window above is part of the Symphalangus syndactylus isolate Jambi chromosome 14, NHGRI_mSymSyn1-v2.1_pri, whole genome shotgun sequence genome. Proteins encoded here:
- the BIRC5 gene encoding baculoviral IAP repeat-containing protein 5 isoform X3, with amino-acid sequence MGAPTLPPAWQPFLKDHRISTFKNWPFLEGCACTPERMAEAGFIHCPTENEPDLAQCFFCFKELEGWEPDDDPIEEHKKHSSGCAFLSVKKQFEELTLGEFLKLDRERAKNKIAKETNNKKKEFEETAKKVRCAIEQLAAMD
- the BIRC5 gene encoding baculoviral IAP repeat-containing protein 5 isoform X4; amino-acid sequence: MGAPTLPPAWQPFLKDHRISTFKNWPFLEGCACTPERMAEAGFIHCPTENEPDLAQCFFCFKELEGWEPDDDPMQRKPTIRRKNLRKLRRKCAVPLSSWLPWIEASGWSCLVPEWLHHFQGLFPGATSLPVGPLAMS
- the BIRC5 gene encoding baculoviral IAP repeat-containing protein 5 isoform X2 translates to MGAPTLPPAWQPFLKDHRISTFKNWPFLEGCACTPERMAEAGFIHCPTENEPDLAQCFFCFKELEGWEPDDDPIGPGAVAHACNPSTLGGRGGRIMREEHKKHSSGCAFLSVKKQFEELTLGEFLKLDRERAKNKIERALLAG
- the BIRC5 gene encoding baculoviral IAP repeat-containing protein 5 isoform X5 — protein: MGAPTLPPAWQPFLKDHRISTFKNWPFLEGCACTPERMAEAGFIHCPTENEPDLAQCFFCFKELEGWEPDDDPIEEHKKHSSGCAFLSVKKQFEELTLGEFLKLDRERAKNKIGLTLSPRLSAVV
- the BIRC5 gene encoding baculoviral IAP repeat-containing protein 5 isoform X1; the encoded protein is MGAPTLPPAWQPFLKDHRISTFKNWPFLEGCACTPERMAEAGFIHCPTENEPDLAQCFFCFKELEGWEPDDDPIGPGAVAHACNPSTLGGRGGRIMREEHKKHSSGCAFLSVKKQFEELTLGEFLKLDRERAKNKIAKETNNKKKEFEETAKKVRCAIEQLAAMD
- the BIRC5 gene encoding baculoviral IAP repeat-containing protein 5 isoform X6, with protein sequence MGAPTLPPAWQPFLKDHRISTFKNWPFLEGCACTPERMAEAGFIHCPTENEPDLAQCFFCFKELEGWEPDDDPIEEHKKHSSGCAFLSVKKQFEELTLGEFLKLDRERAKNKIERALLAG